Proteins encoded together in one Neisseria lactamica window:
- a CDS encoding TonB-dependent siderophore receptor has protein sequence MSVFRINMTAATVLAALSSSVFAAQTADLETVHIKGQRSYNAIATEKNGDYSSFAATVGTKIPASLREIPQSVSIITNRQVKDRNVDTFDQLARKTPGLRVLSNDDGRSSVYARGYEYSEYNIDGLPAQMQSINGTLPNLFAFDRVEVMRGPSGLFDSSGEMGGIVNLVRKRPTKAFQGHMAAGFGTHKQYKAEADVSGSLNSDGSVRGRVMVQTVGASPRPAEKNNRHETFYAAADWDINPDTVLGAGYLYQQRHLAPYNGLPADADGKLPSLPQHAFVGADWNKFKMHSHDVFADLKHYFGNGGYGKVGMRYSDRKADSNYTFAGSKLNNAGQADVAGLGTDIKQKAFAVDASYSRPFALGNTANEFVIGADYNRFRSTNEQGRSSTVKSNIALGDFHSASYVDLIQNARAGAHGYKHTLDTENLDKFGVYGKSVFHPVDGLSLIGGGRLGHYKIESGDGKTLHKASRTKFTGYAGAVYDLNDNNSLYASFSQLYTPQTNLDADGKLLKPRQGNQFEVGYKGSYMDDRLNTRVSLYRLKDKNAAALLNPNNKKTRYAALGERVMEGVETEISGAMTPKWQIHAGYSYLHSQIKTAANSRDDGIFLLMPKHSANLWTTYQVTSGLTIGGGVNAMSGITSSAGMHAGGYATFDAMAAYRFTPKLKLQVNADNIFNRHYYARVGSANTFNIPSSERSLTANLRYSF, from the coding sequence ATGTCAGTTTTCCGCATCAATATGACCGCCGCCACGGTTTTGGCAGCACTTTCGTCTTCGGTTTTTGCCGCACAAACGGCAGATTTGGAAACCGTCCACATCAAAGGTCAGCGTTCGTACAACGCGATTGCCACCGAGAAAAACGGCGATTACAGCTCGTTTGCCGCCACCGTCGGCACAAAAATCCCCGCTTCTTTGCGCGAAATTCCGCAATCCGTCAGCATCATCACCAACCGGCAGGTCAAAGACCGCAATGTCGATACGTTTGACCAGTTGGCACGCAAAACGCCTGGCCTGCGCGTGTTGAGCAACGACGACGGACGCTCTTCGGTTTATGCGCGTGGTTACGAATACAGCGAATACAACATCGACGGCCTGCCTGCGCAGATGCAGAGTATCAACGGCACGCTGCCCAATCTGTTTGCCTTCGACCGCGTGGAAGTGATGCGCGGGCCGAGCGGACTGTTCGACAGCAGCGGCGAGATGGGCGGCATCGTAAATCTGGTGCGCAAACGCCCGACCAAAGCGTTTCAAGGACATATGGCGGCAGGATTCGGTACGCACAAACAATATAAAGCCGAGGCGGACGTATCGGGCAGCCTCAATTCAGACGGCAGCGTGCGCGGCCGCGTGATGGTGCAGACCGTCGGCGCGTCTCCGCGTCCCGCCGAGAAAAACAACCGGCACGAAACCTTCTACGCGGCGGCGGATTGGGACATCAACCCCGATACGGTTTTGGGCGCGGGCTATCTTTACCAGCAACGCCACCTCGCGCCGTACAACGGCCTGCCTGCCGATGCAGACGGCAAATTACCGTCCCTGCCGCAACACGCATTTGTCGGCGCGGATTGGAACAAATTTAAAATGCACAGCCACGACGTGTTCGCCGATTTGAAACATTACTTCGGCAACGGCGGCTACGGCAAAGTCGGTATGCGCTATTCCGACCGGAAAGCCGATTCCAATTACACGTTTGCGGGCAGCAAACTCAACAATGCCGGACAAGCCGACGTGGCGGGTTTGGGTACGGACATCAAACAAAAAGCCTTTGCGGTTGACGCAAGTTACAGCCGGCCGTTTGCCTTGGGCAACACCGCCAACGAATTTGTGATTGGTGCGGACTACAACCGTTTCCGCAGCACCAACGAACAAGGAAGGAGTTCGACTGTTAAAAGCAATATCGCCTTGGGCGATTTCCACTCCGCCTCCTATGTTGATTTGATACAAAATGCCCGTGCCGGCGCGCACGGCTACAAGCATACCCTTGACACCGAGAACCTTGATAAATTCGGCGTTTACGGCAAATCCGTCTTCCATCCGGTCGACGGGCTGTCGCTCATCGGCGGCGGACGTTTGGGACACTACAAAATCGAGTCGGGCGACGGCAAAACCCTGCACAAAGCCTCAAGAACCAAGTTCACCGGCTACGCAGGCGCGGTTTACGACTTGAACGACAACAACAGCCTCTACGCCAGCTTCTCCCAACTTTACACGCCGCAAACCAACCTCGATGCCGACGGCAAGCTGCTCAAACCACGCCAAGGCAACCAGTTTGAAGTCGGCTACAAAGGCAGCTACATGGACGACCGCCTCAATACCCGCGTCTCCCTCTACCGCCTGAAAGACAAAAACGCCGCCGCACTGCTGAACCCGAACAACAAAAAAACCCGTTACGCCGCATTGGGCGAGCGCGTGATGGAAGGTGTTGAGACCGAAATCAGCGGCGCGATGACACCGAAATGGCAAATCCATGCAGGTTACAGCTATCTGCACAGCCAAATCAAAACCGCCGCCAACTCGCGCGACGACGGCATCTTCCTGCTGATGCCCAAACACAGCGCGAATCTGTGGACGACTTACCAAGTTACGTCCGGGCTGACCATTGGCGGCGGTGTGAACGCGATGAGCGGCATTACTTCATCTGCAGGGATGCATGCAGGCGGTTATGCCACGTTCGATGCGATGGCGGCATACCGCTTCACGCCCAAGCTGAAGCTCCAGGTCAATGCCGACAACATTTTCAACCGCCATTACTACGCCCGCGTCGGCAGCGCGAACACCTTTAACATTCCCAGTTCGGAGCGCAGCCTGACGGCAAACCTGCGTTACAGTTTTTAA
- a CDS encoding alpha/beta hydrolase gives MLSQPEYGIAKENRPNRQADRFAGSVLPLAASLTHKPNIMKPIPTDTFQPAILPQAFETEIKSTCTGRIYRIQTATLGEMPSEGYPVLFVLDGEAFFPALFNIMQSLMPNPVTRSNAPCLIVGIGYTTGSVRDLTQRAADYTPPLGDNATADERQQFGQADRFAEFIDSELTAFLESKYRLDKNETAVFGHSFGALFGLYSLLSHRRFRRHWLVSPSIWWHNRQILDFMPSENRLDGIDVCLNIGALERGSGCKRREERDMAGQAEHMAAELDRRGAAVFFREYPNADHGNVPFHSLTDCVEYLRKAWQR, from the coding sequence ATGCTCTCACAACCGGAGTATGGCATTGCGAAGGAAAACAGACCGAACCGGCAGGCAGACCGCTTTGCCGGTTCGGTTTTACCGCTTGCCGCCAGTCTGACCCACAAGCCGAACATCATGAAACCCATACCGACCGACACATTCCAACCTGCCATACTGCCCCAAGCCTTTGAAACCGAAATCAAATCCACCTGCACGGGGCGAATCTATCGGATTCAGACGGCAACACTCGGCGAAATGCCGTCTGAAGGCTATCCCGTCCTCTTCGTTTTGGACGGCGAAGCCTTTTTTCCCGCACTTTTCAACATCATGCAGTCGCTGATGCCCAACCCCGTTACCCGAAGCAACGCCCCCTGCCTGATTGTCGGTATCGGCTATACGACAGGCAGTGTGCGCGACCTGACGCAGCGTGCCGCCGACTACACGCCGCCGCTTGGAGACAACGCCACAGCAGACGAACGGCAGCAGTTCGGACAGGCAGACCGTTTTGCCGAGTTTATCGACAGCGAACTGACCGCCTTTTTAGAAAGCAAATACCGGCTGGACAAAAATGAAACCGCCGTATTCGGACACTCGTTCGGCGCACTGTTCGGACTGTATTCTCTGCTTTCCCACCGCCGCTTCAGACGGCATTGGCTCGTATCCCCATCGATTTGGTGGCACAACAGGCAGATACTCGACTTTATGCCGTCTGAAAACCGGCTGGACGGCATCGATGTCTGCCTCAACATCGGCGCGCTAGAACGGGGCAGCGGTTGCAAACGCAGGGAAGAACGCGACATGGCAGGGCAGGCCGAACACATGGCGGCAGAGTTGGACAGGCGCGGGGCCGCCGTATTTTTCCGGGAATATCCGAATGCCGACCACGGCAATGTCCCGTTTCACTCGCTGACCGATTGCGTCGAATATTTGAGGAAGGCTTGGCAGAGGTAG
- the cas2 gene encoding CRISPR-associated endonuclease Cas2 produces the protein MSEAKFMRIIVFFDLPVITAAKRKAANQFRQFLLKDGYQMLQLSVYSRIVKGRDSLQKHHNRLCANLPQEGSIRCLEITEKQYAAMKLLLGELKTQEKKVNSDQLLLF, from the coding sequence ATGAGTGAGGCCAAATTTATGAGGATTATCGTCTTCTTCGACCTACCGGTTATCACGGCGGCAAAGCGCAAAGCCGCCAATCAATTCCGCCAGTTTTTATTAAAAGACGGATACCAAATGCTCCAGCTTTCCGTATACAGCCGTATCGTCAAAGGCCGAGATTCGTTGCAAAAACACCACAACAGGCTGTGTGCAAACCTGCCGCAAGAAGGCTCAATCCGCTGTTTGGAGATAACAGAAAAGCAATATGCCGCCATGAAACTGCTGTTGGGCGAACTGAAAACCCAAGAAAAAAAGGTCAATTCAGACCAACTATTATTATTTTAA
- the cas1 gene encoding type II CRISPR-associated endonuclease Cas1, whose translation MTWRSLLIQNGGKLSLQRRQLLIQQNGESHTVPLEDIAVIIIENRETLITAPLLSALAEHGATLLTCDEQFLPCGQWLPYAQYHRQLKILKLQLNISEPLKKQFWQHIVRQKILNQAFVADETGNDLAAKRLRTLASEVRSGDTGNREAQAAALYFQALFGEKFTRNDNNAVNAALNYTYAVLRAAVARTLTLYGWLPALGLFHRSELNPFNLADDFIEPLRPLADLTVIHLYEQGRLKAELTPGIKQHLIKTLHYQINIERQHFSTLAAIDKMVSSFQAGVTDKNAKQLKLPEILPLKEYRYE comes from the coding sequence ATGACTTGGCGCAGCCTGCTCATTCAAAACGGCGGCAAACTATCCTTGCAACGCCGGCAATTGCTGATTCAACAAAACGGCGAGTCCCATACCGTACCATTAGAGGACATCGCCGTTATCATCATCGAAAATCGCGAAACCCTGATTACCGCCCCGCTCCTATCAGCCTTAGCCGAACATGGCGCAACCCTGCTGACCTGCGACGAGCAGTTCCTACCCTGCGGACAATGGCTGCCTTATGCCCAATATCACCGCCAGCTTAAAATCCTCAAGCTGCAACTGAACATAAGCGAACCCTTAAAAAAGCAATTCTGGCAACATATCGTCCGCCAAAAAATCCTGAATCAAGCCTTTGTTGCAGACGAAACAGGCAATGATCTTGCAGCCAAACGGCTGCGCACTTTGGCATCTGAAGTCCGTTCGGGCGATACAGGAAACCGTGAAGCCCAAGCTGCCGCCCTCTACTTCCAAGCCCTCTTTGGAGAAAAATTTACCCGTAATGACAACAACGCCGTCAATGCCGCATTGAACTACACCTACGCCGTGCTCCGTGCCGCAGTCGCACGCACCCTCACCTTATACGGTTGGTTGCCCGCATTAGGCTTGTTTCATAGAAGCGAACTCAATCCATTCAATCTCGCCGATGACTTTATCGAACCCTTACGCCCATTAGCCGACCTGACCGTGATACATTTGTACGAACAAGGCCGTCTGAAAGCCGAACTGACCCCCGGCATCAAACAACACCTTATCAAAACCCTTCACTATCAAATCAACATCGAACGGCAACATTTCAGCACCTTGGCTGCCATCGACAAAATGGTTTCGTCATTTCAAGCCGGTGTAACCGATAAAAACGCCAAACAACTGAAACTGCCTGAAATCCTACCATTGAAAGAATACCGATATGAGTGA
- the cas9 gene encoding type II CRISPR RNA-guided endonuclease Cas9 (Cas9, originally named Csn1, is the large, multifunctional signature protein of type II CRISPR/Cas systems. It is well known even to general audiences because its RNA-guided endonuclease activity has made it a popular tool for custom editing of eukaryotic genomes.) translates to MAAFKPNPMNYILGLDIGIASVGWAMVEVDEEENPIRLIDLGVRVFERAEVPKTGDSLAMARRLARSVRRLTRRRAHRLLRARRLLKREGVLQDADFDENGLVKSLPNTPWQLRAAALDRKLTCLEWSAVLLHLVKHRGYLSQRKNEGETADKELGALLKGVADNAHALQTGDFRTPAELALNKFEKESGHIRNQRGDYSHTFSRKDLQAELNLLFEKQKEFGNPHVSDGLKEDIETLLMAQRPALSGDAVQKMLGHCTFEPAEPKAAKNTYTAERFIWLTKLNNLRILEQGSERPLTDTERATLMDEPYRKSKLTYAQARKLLGLEDTAFFKGLRYGKDNAEASTLMEMKAYHAISRALEKEGLKDKKSPLNLSTELQDEIGTAFSLFKTDKDITGRLKDRVQPEILEALLKHISFDKFVQISLKALRRIVPLMEQGKRYDEACAEIYGDHYCKKNAEEKIYLPPIPADEIRNPVVLRALSQARKVINCVVRRYGSPARIHIETAREVGKSFKDRKEIEKRQEENRKDREKAAAKFREYFPNFVGEPKSKDILKLRLYEQQHGKCLYSGKEINLVRLNEKGYVEIDHALPFSRTWDDSFNNKVLVLGSENQNKGNQTPYEYFNGKDNSREWQEFKARVETSRFPRSKKQRILLQKFDEEGFKERNLNDTRYVNRFLCQFVADHILLTGKGKRRVFASNGQITNLLRGFWGLRKVRTENDRHHALDAVVVACSTVAMQQKITRFVRYKEMNAFDGKTIDKETGEVLHQKAHFPQPWEFFAQEVMIRVFGKPDGKPEFEEADTPEKLRTLLAEKLSSRPEAVHEYVTPLFVSRAPNRKMSGQGHMETVKSAKRLDEGISVLRVPLTQLKLKGLEKMVNREREPKLYDALKAQLETHKDDPAKAFAEPFYKYDKAGSRTQQVKAVRIEQVQKTGVWVRNHNGIADNATMVRVDVFEKGGKYYLVPIYSWQVAKGILPDRAVVAFKDEEDWTVMDDSFEFRFVLYANDLIKLTAKKNEFLGYFVSLNRATGAIDIRTHDTDSTKGKNGIFQSVGVKTALSFQKNQIDELGKEIRPCRLKKRPPVR, encoded by the coding sequence ATGGCTGCCTTCAAACCGAACCCAATGAATTACATCCTCGGTCTCGATATCGGCATCGCATCCGTCGGTTGGGCGATGGTAGAAGTCGACGAAGAAGAAAACCCCATCCGCCTGATTGATTTGGGCGTGCGCGTATTTGAGCGTGCAGAAGTGCCAAAAACAGGCGACTCCCTCGCCATGGCAAGACGTTTGGCACGCAGTGTCCGCCGCCTGACCCGCCGTCGCGCCCACCGCCTGCTTCGAGCCCGCCGCCTATTAAAACGCGAAGGCGTATTACAAGATGCCGATTTTGACGAAAACGGCTTGGTCAAATCCTTGCCGAATACACCGTGGCAACTTCGCGCAGCCGCATTAGACCGCAAACTGACGTGTTTGGAGTGGTCGGCAGTCTTGTTGCATTTAGTCAAACACCGCGGCTATTTGTCGCAAAGAAAAAACGAGGGCGAAACTGCCGATAAGGAGCTTGGCGCTTTGCTTAAAGGCGTAGCCGACAATGCCCATGCCTTACAGACAGGCGATTTCCGCACACCGGCCGAATTGGCTTTAAATAAATTTGAGAAAGAAAGCGGCCATATCCGCAACCAACGCGGCGATTATTCGCATACGTTCAGCCGCAAAGATTTGCAGGCAGAGCTGAATTTACTGTTTGAAAAACAAAAAGAATTTGGCAATCCGCATGTTTCAGACGGCCTTAAAGAAGATATTGAAACCCTGCTGATGGCGCAACGCCCTGCCCTGTCCGGCGATGCTGTTCAAAAAATGTTGGGACATTGCACCTTTGAGCCGGCAGAGCCGAAAGCCGCTAAAAACACCTACACCGCCGAACGTTTCATCTGGCTGACCAAGCTGAACAACCTGCGTATTTTAGAGCAAGGCAGCGAGCGGCCATTGACCGATACCGAACGCGCCACGCTTATGGATGAGCCATACAGAAAATCCAAGCTGACTTACGCACAAGCCCGTAAGCTGCTGGGTTTAGAAGATACCGCCTTTTTCAAAGGCTTGCGCTATGGTAAAGACAATGCCGAAGCCTCAACATTGATGGAAATGAAGGCCTACCATGCCATCAGCCGTGCGCTGGAAAAAGAAGGATTGAAAGACAAAAAATCCCCGTTAAACCTTTCAACCGAATTACAAGACGAAATCGGCACGGCATTCTCCCTGTTCAAAACCGATAAGGACATTACAGGCCGTCTGAAAGACCGTGTACAGCCCGAAATATTAGAAGCGCTGTTAAAACACATCAGCTTCGACAAGTTCGTCCAAATTTCCTTGAAAGCATTGCGCCGAATTGTGCCTCTAATGGAGCAAGGCAAACGTTACGATGAAGCCTGCGCCGAAATCTACGGAGACCATTACTGCAAGAAAAATGCGGAAGAAAAGATTTATCTGCCGCCCATCCCTGCCGACGAAATCCGCAACCCAGTCGTCTTGCGCGCCTTATCTCAAGCCAGAAAAGTCATTAACTGCGTGGTTCGGCGTTACGGCTCACCTGCGCGTATCCATATTGAAACGGCTAGGGAAGTAGGCAAATCGTTTAAAGACCGCAAAGAAATCGAAAAACGCCAAGAAGAAAACCGTAAAGACCGGGAAAAAGCCGCCGCCAAATTCCGAGAGTATTTCCCCAATTTTGTCGGCGAACCCAAATCCAAAGATATTCTGAAACTGCGCCTGTATGAGCAACAACACGGCAAATGCCTGTATTCGGGCAAAGAAATCAACTTAGTCCGTCTGAACGAAAAAGGCTATGTCGAAATCGACCATGCCCTGCCGTTCTCGCGCACATGGGACGACAGTTTCAACAATAAAGTACTGGTATTGGGCAGCGAAAACCAAAACAAAGGCAATCAAACCCCTTACGAATACTTCAACGGCAAAGACAACAGCCGCGAATGGCAGGAATTTAAAGCGCGTGTCGAAACCAGCCGTTTCCCGCGCAGTAAAAAACAACGGATTCTGCTGCAAAAATTCGATGAAGAAGGATTTAAAGAACGCAACTTGAACGACACGCGCTACGTCAACCGTTTCCTGTGCCAATTTGTTGCCGACCATATATTGCTGACAGGTAAAGGGAAAAGACGTGTCTTTGCCTCAAACGGACAAATTACCAATCTGTTGCGCGGCTTTTGGGGATTGCGCAAAGTGCGTACGGAAAACGACCGCCATCACGCCTTGGACGCCGTCGTCGTTGCCTGCTCGACCGTTGCCATGCAGCAGAAAATTACCCGATTCGTACGCTATAAAGAGATGAACGCGTTTGACGGCAAAACCATAGACAAAGAAACAGGAGAAGTGCTGCATCAAAAAGCACACTTCCCGCAACCTTGGGAATTTTTCGCACAAGAAGTCATGATTCGCGTCTTCGGTAAACCGGACGGCAAACCCGAATTTGAAGAAGCCGATACCCCAGAAAAACTGCGGACATTGCTCGCTGAAAAATTATCTTCTCGCCCCGAAGCCGTACACGAATACGTGACGCCACTGTTTGTTTCACGCGCGCCCAATCGGAAGATGAGCGGGCAAGGCCATATGGAGACCGTCAAATCCGCCAAACGCCTGGACGAAGGCATCAGCGTGTTGCGCGTACCACTGACACAGTTAAAACTGAAAGGCTTGGAAAAAATGGTCAATCGGGAGCGCGAACCTAAGCTATACGACGCACTGAAAGCACAGCTGGAGACGCATAAAGACGATCCTGCCAAAGCCTTTGCCGAGCCGTTTTACAAATACGATAAGGCAGGCAGCCGCACCCAACAGGTAAAAGCCGTACGCATAGAGCAAGTACAGAAAACCGGCGTATGGGTACGCAACCATAACGGTATTGCCGACAACGCAACCATGGTGCGCGTAGATGTGTTTGAGAAAGGCGGCAAGTATTATCTGGTCCCGATTTACAGTTGGCAGGTAGCGAAAGGGATTTTACCGGATAGGGCTGTTGTTGCTTTTAAAGATGAAGAAGATTGGACGGTAATGGATGATAGTTTTGAGTTTAGGTTTGTACTTTATGCCAATGATTTGATTAAACTAACCGCCAAGAAAAATGAATTTTTAGGCTATTTTGTCAGCCTAAATAGAGCAACTGGAGCGATTGATATTCGTACACATGATACGGATAGCACAAAAGGGAAAAACGGCATTTTCCAAAGTGTTGGCGTTAAAACTGCCCTCTCATTCCAAAAAAACCAAATCGACGAACTCGGCAAAGAAATCAGACCATGCCGTCTGAAAAAACGTCCGCCTGTCCGTTAA